The Candidatus Cloacimonadaceae bacterium genome window below encodes:
- a CDS encoding cation acetate symporter, with product MENLIAVIIVVGSIIVSLIISFLSVKSTKTTKDFYVAGGKISWKLNGAAMFGDYCSAASFLGVAGAVALYGIDGWWLALGFFSAWIVILLVLAGPLKKAGKFTVGDILSSRFSGNSIKVLAMLTTAIIGTLYLVPQIVGAGHLFNLLLGWNYLTTVFLSGGFIALMVVVGGMKGTTINQAIQGGILLAAMLFLLFAAALLYYNGNPLNMISEATKVVPPKIAMDVAADVIAAAPKETVKDAVALTVAVRNAAPDAPSALTPGIDVKGIWNQLSLALGLLLGTAGLPHILIRFFTVKSSKDAQKGAEMTIVGLAIFYFSVLFVGLAAMKVMYPTLISLVSSGEIGKATNMAVPLLGKQIGGEVLLGIIAAGAMAAMLSTSVGLLISMTTSISHDLYAGILRPHSSDKERVRFAKIGTVVFALLAILASIWLKNQNVAVLVGMVFGIAASTFAPIVLLTLWWKKLSKKGVLWGLSIGLILSLIFTFAKFLNIPYIYGIKVLINPALYVSPIVFAVTIFVSLQTKDKGHAEKFMAMTH from the coding sequence GTGGAAAACTTGATTGCAGTAATTATTGTCGTGGGAAGTATCATTGTTTCGCTTATCATCAGCTTTCTAAGCGTAAAGTCCACAAAGACCACCAAAGACTTTTATGTTGCCGGTGGTAAAATATCTTGGAAACTCAACGGAGCAGCTATGTTCGGCGATTATTGCAGTGCTGCAAGTTTTCTTGGCGTTGCCGGCGCGGTTGCGTTGTACGGAATTGATGGATGGTGGCTTGCATTAGGTTTTTTCAGTGCTTGGATAGTGATCCTGCTCGTGCTTGCAGGACCATTGAAAAAAGCAGGAAAATTCACAGTTGGCGACATACTTTCCTCAAGATTCAGCGGCAATAGTATCAAGGTACTTGCGATGCTTACAACAGCTATTATCGGCACGCTCTATCTGGTGCCGCAAATAGTGGGAGCAGGTCATCTGTTTAACCTTTTGCTTGGATGGAATTATCTGACAACTGTCTTTCTCTCAGGTGGTTTTATCGCTTTGATGGTCGTTGTCGGAGGAATGAAAGGAACTACTATCAACCAGGCAATTCAGGGTGGAATACTTCTTGCAGCTATGCTATTCCTCTTATTTGCAGCAGCACTACTATATTATAATGGAAATCCTCTAAACATGATCTCAGAGGCTACAAAAGTTGTCCCGCCCAAAATAGCCATGGACGTCGCTGCTGATGTAATTGCGGCAGCTCCCAAGGAAACCGTAAAAGATGCCGTTGCTTTAACGGTAGCGGTTAGAAATGCCGCGCCTGATGCACCAAGCGCACTGACACCCGGTATAGATGTCAAGGGTATCTGGAATCAGCTTAGTCTCGCACTTGGACTCTTGCTTGGCACTGCAGGTCTGCCCCACATCCTGATCCGGTTTTTTACCGTGAAAAGCTCAAAAGACGCCCAGAAGGGCGCGGAAATGACGATTGTCGGACTTGCCATCTTTTACTTTTCAGTCCTGTTTGTAGGGCTTGCGGCAATGAAGGTAATGTATCCAACGCTGATAAGTCTGGTAAGCTCAGGCGAGATTGGTAAAGCCACAAATATGGCAGTGCCCCTCTTGGGCAAGCAGATCGGCGGCGAGGTTCTCCTGGGCATAATAGCGGCTGGGGCGATGGCAGCAATGCTCAGCACTTCCGTTGGTCTTCTCATCTCCATGACCACCAGCATTTCGCACGATTTGTACGCCGGCATTTTGAGACCCCATAGCAGCGATAAAGAGCGCGTTCGCTTTGCGAAGATTGGAACCGTCGTTTTCGCCTTACTTGCAATTCTGGCGTCAATATGGCTTAAAAATCAGAATGTCGCTGTTTTGGTCGGTATGGTCTTTGGAATCGCCGCAAGCACATTTGCTCCAATAGTTCTCCTCACTTTGTGGTGGAAGAAACTATCCAAAAAGGGTGTGCTTTGGGGACTTTCTATCGGATTGATCCTGTCGTTGATCTTTACTTTTGCAAAGTTTCTTAATATCCCTTATATTTATGGAATTAAAGTACTTATCAACCCCGCACTTTACGTGTCGCCGATAGTCTTTGCCGTCACCATCTTTGTAAGCCTTCAGACAAAGGATAAGGGGCATGCCGAAAAGTTTATGGCGATGACCCACTGA
- a CDS encoding DUF485 domain-containing protein, whose product MKKHEPKQTREHAPVYDKLLHRKKRKYSFLMLLIFAVVYFFAAIIATAELKDIAAVDIMGLPLAFYVGTLVFVAGVIITRIYLVRSMKDWN is encoded by the coding sequence ATGAAAAAACATGAACCGAAACAAACAAGAGAACACGCACCAGTTTATGATAAGCTACTGCACAGAAAGAAGCGGAAATATTCTTTTTTAATGCTTCTTATCTTTGCCGTGGTCTATTTTTTTGCCGCCATAATTGCCACTGCAGAGCTTAAAGACATTGCAGCAGTGGATATTATGGGACTGCCATTAGCGTTTTACGTCGGGACGCTCGTCTTTGTCGCAGGTGTTATTATCACGCGTATATATCTGGTAAGATCAATGAAGGATTGGAATTAA